Proteins encoded within one genomic window of Microbacterium sp. LKL04:
- the leuA gene encoding 2-isopropylmalate synthase produces the protein MRNTQKPSGAPIHKYRPYHEQIRVDLPDRTWPSNRIEVAPRWCAVDLRDGNQALIDPMSPERKRVMFELLVKMGYKEIEVGFPSASQTDFDFVRQLIDEDLIPEDVTIQVLTQAREHLIKRTYESIAGAKQAIVHLYNSTSVLQREVVFRTDQQGIIDIALEGARLCREYEKTIPETAVYYEYSPESYTGTELEFAVDVCNQVIEVFEPTPERKVIINLPATVEMATPNVYADSIEWMSRNLAHRENVILSLHPHNDRGTAIAAAELGYMAGADRIEGCLFGNGERTGNVDLVALGINLLTQGIDPQIDFSDIDHVKRTAEYCNQLPVPERSPWAGDLVFTAFSGSHQDAIKKGFEAMEARAKASGVTVDEIGWAVPYLPIDPKDLGRSYEAVIRVNSQSGKGGVAYLLKSDHSLDLPRKLQIEFSGVVQAKTDAEGGEVSSGQIWSIFSDEYLPARAADDKWGRFELLSTRTQSDMSGDVALEVTLRDGDERVAATGAGNGPIAAFLKVLGERGFEISLYDYVEHTLGAGGDAHAAAYVELQVEDQRLWGVGIDGDISTASLKAIVSAVNRAIRTRTHESELAGV, from the coding sequence ATGCGAAACACCCAGAAGCCCTCGGGCGCACCGATCCACAAGTACCGCCCGTATCACGAGCAGATCCGCGTCGATCTGCCCGACCGCACGTGGCCGAGCAACCGCATCGAGGTCGCGCCCCGCTGGTGCGCCGTCGATCTCCGTGACGGCAACCAGGCGCTCATCGATCCGATGAGTCCCGAGCGCAAGCGCGTCATGTTCGAGCTGCTCGTGAAGATGGGCTACAAGGAGATCGAGGTCGGTTTCCCGAGCGCGAGCCAGACCGACTTCGACTTCGTCCGGCAGCTGATCGACGAGGACCTCATCCCCGAGGACGTCACGATCCAGGTGCTGACGCAGGCGCGCGAGCACCTGATCAAGCGCACGTACGAGTCGATCGCCGGGGCGAAGCAGGCGATCGTCCACCTGTACAACTCCACGAGCGTGCTGCAGCGCGAGGTCGTCTTCCGGACAGACCAGCAGGGCATCATCGACATCGCCCTCGAGGGTGCGCGGTTGTGCCGCGAGTACGAGAAGACGATCCCCGAGACCGCCGTCTACTACGAGTACTCTCCCGAGAGCTACACCGGGACCGAGCTCGAGTTCGCCGTCGACGTCTGCAACCAGGTGATCGAGGTCTTCGAGCCGACGCCCGAGCGCAAGGTCATCATCAACCTGCCGGCGACCGTCGAGATGGCGACGCCGAACGTCTACGCCGACTCGATCGAGTGGATGAGCCGGAACCTGGCTCACCGCGAGAACGTCATCCTGTCGCTGCACCCCCACAACGACCGCGGCACCGCGATCGCCGCCGCGGAGCTCGGCTACATGGCCGGCGCCGACCGGATCGAAGGATGCCTCTTCGGCAACGGCGAGCGCACCGGCAATGTCGACCTGGTCGCCCTGGGGATCAACCTGCTGACGCAGGGCATCGACCCCCAGATCGACTTCAGCGACATCGACCACGTCAAGCGCACGGCGGAGTACTGCAACCAGCTGCCGGTCCCCGAACGGAGCCCCTGGGCGGGTGACCTGGTGTTCACCGCATTCAGCGGCTCGCACCAGGACGCCATCAAGAAGGGCTTCGAGGCGATGGAGGCGCGGGCGAAGGCATCCGGCGTCACCGTCGACGAGATCGGGTGGGCCGTCCCGTACCTGCCGATCGACCCGAAGGACCTGGGGCGGTCGTACGAGGCGGTCATCCGCGTCAACTCGCAGTCGGGCAAGGGCGGCGTCGCCTACCTGCTGAAGTCCGACCATTCGCTGGATCTGCCCCGCAAGCTTCAGATCGAGTTCTCCGGGGTCGTGCAGGCCAAGACGGATGCCGAGGGCGGCGAGGTCTCCAGCGGTCAGATCTGGTCGATCTTCTCCGACGAGTACCTGCCTGCCCGTGCGGCCGACGACAAGTGGGGTCGGTTCGAGCTCCTGTCGACCCGCACGCAGAGCGACATGTCCGGGGACGTGGCCCTCGAGGTGACGCTCCGCGACGGCGACGAGCGCGTGGCGGCGACGGGCGCGGGCAACGGTCCCATCGCGGCCTTCCTGAAGGTCCTCGGCGAGCGTGGGTTCGAGATCTCGTTGTACGACTACGTCGAGCACACCCTCGGCGCCGGCGGCGATGCGCACGCGGCCGCCTACGTCGAGCTGCAGGTCGAGGACCAGCGCCTGTGGGGCGTCGGAATCGACGGTGACATCTCGACCGCGAGCCTCAAGGCGATCGTGTCGGCCGTGAACCGCGCGATCCGCACCCGCACCCACGAGAGCGAGCTGGCGGGCGTCTGA
- a CDS encoding trimeric intracellular cation channel family protein, with protein sequence MTEPQFLIPLWADLTAVGLGGVQGALFASGFQGQRRLDLLGVAIIGVVMGLGGGMIRDLLLSTTPVALQSDGYLITVTAAALVGMLLANVFQRLNAVIVGLDAVAIGMFGALGTTKALALGLPPIPSIFVGACAAVGGGLLRDVFMGLPVAMMHVGSLYAVAAAVGCAVLAVLDVLGVSAVPAAITCIAVTAVIRVLAVVFDISLPEQRALYRRKVAVETSTIPIIKP encoded by the coding sequence GTGACCGAGCCGCAGTTCCTCATCCCCCTCTGGGCGGACCTCACCGCCGTCGGCCTCGGCGGCGTGCAGGGCGCCCTCTTCGCCTCAGGGTTCCAGGGTCAGCGTCGCCTCGATCTCCTCGGGGTCGCCATCATCGGCGTCGTCATGGGGCTCGGCGGCGGCATGATCCGCGACCTGCTGCTCAGCACGACCCCCGTCGCCCTGCAGAGCGACGGCTACCTGATCACCGTCACCGCCGCTGCGCTGGTCGGGATGCTGCTCGCGAACGTGTTCCAGCGCCTCAACGCGGTCATCGTGGGCCTCGACGCCGTCGCGATCGGCATGTTCGGAGCGCTCGGGACGACGAAGGCGCTCGCCCTCGGTCTCCCGCCCATCCCCTCGATCTTCGTCGGGGCGTGCGCCGCCGTCGGCGGGGGTCTGCTCCGCGACGTGTTCATGGGACTCCCCGTCGCCATGATGCACGTCGGCTCGCTCTACGCCGTCGCTGCCGCTGTCGGATGCGCCGTCCTGGCGGTCCTGGACGTCCTCGGCGTCTCCGCCGTTCCGGCCGCGATCACGTGCATCGCGGTGACCGCCGTCATCCGCGTTCTCGCGGTCGTCTTCGACATTTCCCTGCCCGAGCAACGCGCGCTGTACCGCAGGAAGGTCGCCGTCGAGACCTCGACGATCCCGATCATCAAGCCCTGA
- the recO gene encoding DNA repair protein RecO has translation MPTYRDEVVVLRTHKLGEADRILTMLSRRHGKVRAVAKGVRRTSSKFGARLEPFMVADVQMYKGRSLDIVQQAESLGAYGADIATDYDRYTAASAMSETADRLNEAETTPQQYLLLVGGLRALARGDHAPRSVLDSYLLRVMSLSGWAPSLQECARCGAPGPHDWFVAQLGGIVCSACAPAGSPRISPETAGLLRALLAGEWDVVDAATHGATAASSGLIAAYAQWHTERGIRSLSHLEAPR, from the coding sequence GTGCCCACTTACCGCGACGAGGTCGTGGTCCTGCGCACCCACAAGCTGGGTGAGGCGGACCGCATCCTGACGATGCTGAGCCGTCGTCACGGCAAAGTGCGCGCCGTCGCGAAGGGCGTCCGCCGCACGTCGTCTAAGTTCGGTGCGCGGCTCGAGCCGTTCATGGTGGCGGACGTGCAGATGTACAAGGGCCGCTCGCTCGACATCGTGCAGCAGGCGGAGTCCCTCGGGGCCTACGGCGCCGACATCGCGACGGACTACGACCGCTACACCGCGGCATCCGCCATGTCCGAGACAGCCGATCGGCTCAACGAGGCCGAGACGACGCCGCAGCAGTATCTGCTCCTCGTCGGCGGTCTCCGCGCGCTGGCGCGCGGCGATCACGCACCGCGATCGGTCCTCGATTCCTACCTGCTCCGCGTCATGTCGCTCTCGGGGTGGGCCCCGTCGCTGCAGGAGTGCGCCCGGTGCGGCGCGCCCGGACCGCACGACTGGTTCGTCGCTCAGCTGGGCGGCATCGTCTGCTCCGCGTGCGCGCCGGCCGGTTCACCGCGTATCAGTCCCGAGACCGCGGGCCTGCTCCGTGCCCTGCTGGCGGGGGAGTGGGACGTGGTGGATGCCGCCACCCACGGAGCCACCGCGGCATCCTCCGGTCTCATCGCGGCCTATGCGCAGTGGCACACTGAACGAGGCATCCGTTCCCTGTCCCACCTGGAGGCGCCTCGGTGA